The following are encoded in a window of Acropora muricata isolate sample 2 chromosome 6, ASM3666990v1, whole genome shotgun sequence genomic DNA:
- the LOC136919412 gene encoding QRFP-like peptide receptor: MYTGFAIFFSLLIVINLVGNTLVILAVTLNRSMRSPINFLLINLATADMVVAVFIGIPVVIAPSLSHPQGTDGVILCKIFTGGNIGWIGALASIFSLVAIAIERYGAVMYPHSRKGKLTKPKLLILIITCWSLSALWSIPGFIAVTYIEEFRSCGHSWSKPIFGHFYTVGWSVVAGVIPLGLMGFLYSRMVYRLWIRKDNIREETQKALKRHRKRVTKMVVFVTVIYVLCWVPELLIYFLGFTGTITLVGIHHTIASALIVFNSSVNPIVYSLQSSQFRKHLSDLICCKRNRISALNSIVATSSTPRKQELETVEDERSVAGQLSQATAETAEKNLIPLTNAFGAKT; the protein is encoded by the coding sequence ATGTACACTGGATTCGCAATATTCTTCTCGCTACTTATAGTTATCAACCTTGTGGGAAATACGCTTGTTATACTCGCTGTTACGCTGAACAGATCAATGAGGTCGCCCATCAACTTCCTCCTTATCAATCTGGCGACCGCTGATATGGTTGTCGCCGTGTTCATTGGGATTCCTGTTGTTATCGCGCCTTCCCTCTCCCATCCCCAGGGGACAGATGGTGTTATCCTCTGCAAGATATTCACTGGCGGGAATATCGGTTGGATTGGTGCACTGGCATCTATTTTTTCTCTCGTTGCTATAGCGATTGAGCGCTACGGTGCTGTGATGTATCCACACAGTCGAAAAGGAAAACTGACTAAACCCAAACTTCTTATCCTCATTATCACTTGCTGGTCACTTTCCGCTCTCTGGTCTATTCCTGGATTCATAGCTGTCACCTACATCGAGGAGTTCCGAAGTTGTGGACACAGCTGGTCCAAACCGATTTTCGGGCACTTCTACACCGTTGGGTGGTCTGTGGTGGCTGGTGTTATTCCACTTGGCCTTATGGGATTTCTTTACTCTAGAATGGTGTACCGTCTTTGGATCCGAAAGGATAACATTCGCGAGGAAACTCAGAAGGCTTTGAAACGCCACCGTAAGCGTGTGACCAAGATGGTTGTTTTCGTGACAGTCATTTATGTGTTGTGCTGGGTCCCAGAGCTTCTGATTTATTTTTTGGGCTTTACTGGAACCATCACGCTCGTTGGAATCCATCACACAATCGCCTCTGCTTTGATTGTATTCAATTCCAGCGTGAACCCAATTGTCTACAGCTTGCAGAGCAGTCAGTTTCGCAAACATTTGTCAGATCTTATTTGCTGTAAAAGAAATAGGATTTCGGCTCTGAATTCCATCGTTGCAACCAGCTCGACGCCAAGAAAACAGGAACTGGAAACAGTTGAAGACGAGAGAAGCGTTGCAGGACAGCTATCACAGGCCACCGCTGAAACAGCTGAGAAGAATTTGATTCCACTCACAAATGCGTTTGGTGCTAAAACCTGA